GGGGTGTGGTGCGAGGAGGAGGGGCACGAGGCCCACATCGCCTACCTCTCCGGGCCCGACCTGCTTGCCGGCGGCGTGCCCGAGGAGCTGGACCTCGTCTTCATCAACGCCTTCTCGCAGGCCGCGCTCCTGGCGTACGCGCTCTCCGCCTTCTACCGCGCCCGCGGCGTGCCGACGGTCCTCGGCGGACCGCACGCGCGCTCGTATCCCGAAGACGCGCGCAAGTACTTCGACTACGTGGTGGGCTTCTGCGACCGCGAGCTGCTGCGCGAGATCCTGGCCGACGCGCAGCGCCACGAGGGGCTGGGGACGTACGCCTCCGCGAAGGCACAGCCGTCGCACCTGCCGGGTCTGCGCCAGCGCTGGAAGTTCCTCAAGCCGTCGATGGACCGGGCGAAGGTGCTCAAGCTCGTGCCCCTGCTGGGGAGCCTGGGGTGCCCGTACAAGTGCAGCTTCTGCATCGACGCGGTGGTGCCCTACCAGCCGCTGGAGTTCGACGGGCTGAAGGACGACCTGCGCTTCTTCCAGGAACTGAAGATGCCGCGCTCGGTGGCGGTGTGGCACGACCCCAACTTCGGCATCCGCTTCGACGAGTACCTCGACGCCATCGAGGAGGTGGTGCCGCCGGGCGCGGTGACCTTCGTGGCCGAGACGTCGCTGTCGCTGCTCAAGGAGGACAACCTCAAGCGGCTGAAGAAGAACGGCTTCAAGGCCATCGCCCCCGGCATCGAGTCGTGGTTCGACATCGGCGACAAGTCGCGGATGAAGCGCACCACGGGGATGGAGAAGGTGCGGCAGGTGGCCGAGCAGGCCAACCTGGTGAACGCGTACGTCCCCTACACGCAGTGCAACCTGATCTTCGGGCTGGACGCGGACGAGGGGGCGGAGCCGTTCGAGCTGACCAAGCGCTTCATCGACCTGGCCCCCGGCGTGTATCCGCACTTCGCGCTGCTGTCGGCGTTCGGCCGCAACGCGGTGCTGAACATGGACTACCAGCGCGACGGCCGCGTCATCCCCGTGCCCTTCCACTTCCTGGACCTGGTCCAGTGCATGAACGTGCGCCCGAAGAACTACAGCTGGACGCAGTTCTACGACCTGGTGATCGACACCTTCGAGTACTCGTTCTCGGCCAGGGCGATGGCGCGCCGTCTCTGGGTGAACAAGCGCTCGTACATCTGCTGGGAGCAGCTATTCCGCGGCATCTCGTCGGAGCGCAGCAACCGGCTGGGGTACCACAAGAAGATGCGGCGGTGGATGGAGGAGCCGCGCGTGCGCCGTTTCTTCGAAGGCGAGACGCGCGAGGTGCCGCCGGAGCTGACCGACCAGATCCGCGCGCACCTGGGCCCGCTGTGGGAGTGGCTGCCGAAGGAGGCGCTGCAGCACGACCCCAACGCCTATCTCAACTCCGGCGCCCCGCACCCCCTCCCCGTGCTGGTGTG
The nucleotide sequence above comes from Longimicrobium sp.. Encoded proteins:
- a CDS encoding radical SAM protein, with translation MRIGIIDLLGKEPPRNGYSRLMRANNTSIMPQVIGVWCEEEGHEAHIAYLSGPDLLAGGVPEELDLVFINAFSQAALLAYALSAFYRARGVPTVLGGPHARSYPEDARKYFDYVVGFCDRELLREILADAQRHEGLGTYASAKAQPSHLPGLRQRWKFLKPSMDRAKVLKLVPLLGSLGCPYKCSFCIDAVVPYQPLEFDGLKDDLRFFQELKMPRSVAVWHDPNFGIRFDEYLDAIEEVVPPGAVTFVAETSLSLLKEDNLKRLKKNGFKAIAPGIESWFDIGDKSRMKRTTGMEKVRQVAEQANLVNAYVPYTQCNLIFGLDADEGAEPFELTKRFIDLAPGVYPHFALLSAFGRNAVLNMDYQRDGRVIPVPFHFLDLVQCMNVRPKNYSWTQFYDLVIDTFEYSFSARAMARRLWVNKRSYICWEQLFRGISSERSNRLGYHKKMRRWMEEPRVRRFFEGETREVPPELTDQIRAHLGPLWEWLPKEALQHDPNAYLNSGAPHPLPVLV